One genomic region from Methanocaldococcus fervens AG86 encodes:
- the ade gene encoding adenine deaminase: protein MIVLKNARIVDVYTGEVIEGNVGFEKDKISFVDLNNEIDKIVEKTKDVRVIDLKGKYLSPTFIDGHIHIESSHLIPSEFEKFVLRSGVTKVVIDPHEIANVSGKEGILFMLNDAKILDVYVMLPSCVPATNLETSGAEITAKDIEELILLDNVLGLGEVMNYPAVINEEEEVLKKIKVAKRYNKLIDGHCPKLRGLDLNKYISHGIMSDHECVDEDEALEKLRLGLKLMIREGTASKNIYLLNMTKKIKDFRNIMLVSDDVCVRDLDGYMLNILRKASKYVSPIEAIQMVTINPANYFGFDVGIKAGNEASFVIFEDLNNFKVYDIIVKGRFLKDVLNELNKNKKRNIPEKLMNTLKYTYKNENDFLIKGIDYKERERFVRVIKPLKDSLITEELTFSTEEIKILLNENVVNKIFVIERHKNTGNIGKGLIYNFLEEGVLASSYAHDSHNVIAIGNNEKDLALAVNKLKDIGGGFIAVKDGEVVECLPLPVGGIMGDDGKYIFEKINALYRKIENWSSFENPFLSMSFFSLPVIPELKITDKGLVKDMQLVDLFV, encoded by the coding sequence ATGATTGTTTTGAAAAATGCAAGGATTGTTGATGTTTATACTGGAGAAGTTATTGAGGGAAATGTGGGATTTGAAAAAGATAAAATCTCTTTTGTAGATTTAAATAATGAAATTGATAAGATAGTCGAAAAAACAAAAGATGTTAGGGTTATTGACTTAAAAGGGAAATATTTATCTCCAACATTTATAGATGGGCATATACACATAGAATCATCACATTTAATACCTTCAGAGTTTGAAAAATTTGTGTTAAGAAGTGGAGTAACAAAGGTTGTTATAGATCCACATGAAATAGCAAACGTCTCTGGAAAAGAAGGAATTTTGTTTATGTTGAATGATGCCAAAATATTGGATGTTTACGTTATGCTCCCTTCCTGTGTTCCAGCCACGAACTTAGAGACGAGTGGAGCTGAGATAACAGCTAAGGATATTGAAGAGTTAATTTTATTGGATAACGTTTTGGGCTTAGGAGAAGTTATGAACTATCCAGCAGTTATAAATGAAGAGGAAGAAGTTTTAAAAAAGATAAAAGTGGCTAAAAGATACAACAAATTGATAGATGGACACTGTCCAAAGCTGAGAGGTTTGGATTTAAATAAATACATATCTCATGGAATAATGAGCGACCATGAGTGTGTTGATGAAGATGAGGCATTAGAAAAGCTCAGATTGGGGTTAAAACTAATGATTAGGGAAGGAACTGCATCAAAAAACATTTATTTGCTTAATATGACTAAAAAGATAAAAGATTTTAGAAATATAATGTTGGTTAGCGACGATGTTTGTGTTAGAGATTTGGATGGCTATATGTTAAATATCTTAAGAAAAGCTTCTAAGTATGTTTCTCCAATTGAAGCCATTCAAATGGTTACAATAAACCCTGCCAATTATTTTGGATTTGATGTTGGAATTAAAGCTGGAAATGAAGCAAGTTTTGTAATTTTTGAAGATTTAAACAATTTTAAAGTTTACGATATTATTGTAAAAGGGAGATTTTTGAAGGATGTTTTAAATGAATTAAATAAAAATAAAAAAAGAAACATTCCTGAAAAGCTCATGAACACTTTAAAATATACATATAAGAATGAAAATGATTTTTTAATTAAAGGAATTGACTATAAAGAGAGGGAAAGATTTGTTAGGGTAATTAAACCACTAAAAGACTCTCTAATAACTGAAGAGCTAACATTTAGCACTGAGGAGATAAAAATTCTACTGAATGAAAATGTTGTAAATAAAATCTTTGTCATAGAGAGGCATAAAAACACTGGAAATATTGGGAAAGGTTTAATCTATAATTTTTTAGAGGAGGGGGTTTTAGCCTCATCCTATGCCCACGATTCCCACAACGTAATAGCCATAGGAAATAATGAGAAGGATTTAGCGTTAGCTGTAAATAAATTAAAGGATATTGGAGGAGGATTTATAGCTGTTAAAGATGGGGAGGTTGTTGAATGTCTCCCATTACCAGTTGGAGGAATAATGGGGGATGATGGAAAATACATTTTTGAGAAAATCAACGCATTATATAGAAAAATAGAAAATTGGAGTTCATTTGAAAATCCATTTTTGAGTATGAGCTTTTTCTCTCTACCTGTAATTCCAGAGTTGAAGATAACTGATAAAGGTTTAGTTAAGGATATGCAGTTGGTTGATTTATTTGTTTAA
- a CDS encoding hydrogenase large subunit: MKYEGEIAIGPVHPTMLEPHRLRLFIEDEIIKDAELTIGVNYRGIELIMEGLPPEKISILSEKICGICSHIHVWTNVMVTERGCDIEVPERADYIRAIVEELERLHSHMLLFGHAFEVLGFETMAFRAFMIREPIMQILGEITGGRAQYSCPIIGGIRPRCNINESKIPGLLERLEKFEENLKKLLERTVNDPMIMARIKDVGVLDKKTAKKLHAVGPTARGSGIHSDMRKMGQVPVYDNFEFEEILFDDGDVFSRLAVRFYECFESIKIIRQGLKELPNLDKKIYNPNYELKPFKPINVYNEAQRGQVYYSYGLDENGRVRQAKVRTPTATNLACMEAILPGHHVSDAELIIASCDPCFTCTDRLIVIKEKAK; encoded by the coding sequence ATGAAGTATGAAGGAGAAATAGCAATAGGTCCAGTTCACCCAACAATGCTTGAACCGCATAGATTGAGATTGTTTATTGAAGATGAAATTATAAAAGATGCTGAACTAACCATTGGAGTAAATTATAGAGGAATAGAGCTTATTATGGAAGGTCTTCCTCCAGAAAAGATTAGCATATTGTCAGAAAAAATTTGTGGAATCTGCTCTCACATACACGTATGGACTAACGTGATGGTTACTGAAAGAGGATGTGATATAGAAGTTCCAGAGAGGGCAGACTATATAAGAGCTATAGTTGAAGAGTTAGAAAGGCTACACTCACACATGTTATTGTTTGGGCACGCATTTGAAGTTTTGGGCTTTGAAACAATGGCTTTTAGGGCATTTATGATTAGAGAGCCAATAATGCAAATTTTAGGGGAAATTACCGGTGGAAGAGCTCAATATTCCTGTCCAATAATAGGTGGGATTAGACCGAGATGCAATATAAATGAGAGCAAAATACCTGGTTTGTTAGAGAGGTTAGAAAAGTTTGAAGAGAATTTAAAGAAGCTTTTAGAGAGAACTGTAAATGACCCAATGATTATGGCGAGAATTAAGGATGTTGGCGTTTTAGATAAAAAAACCGCTAAAAAATTACATGCTGTAGGACCCACAGCCAGAGGTTCTGGAATTCACAGCGATATGAGAAAGATGGGGCAGGTTCCTGTTTATGATAACTTTGAATTTGAAGAGATATTGTTTGATGATGGGGATGTGTTTAGCAGATTGGCAGTTAGATTTTATGAGTGCTTTGAAAGCATTAAGATAATTAGACAGGGATTAAAGGAGTTGCCAAATTTAGATAAAAAAATCTATAATCCAAACTATGAATTAAAGCCATTTAAGCCAATAAACGTTTATAATGAAGCTCAAAGGGGGCAAGTTTATTATTCCTATGGATTGGATGAAAATGGAAGGGTCAGGCAGGCAAAGGTTAGGACGCCAACAGCAACTAACTTAGCATGTATGGAAGCTATTTTGCCTGGGCATCATGTTTCAGATGCTGAGTTAATTATAGCAAGCTGTGACCCATGCTTTACATGTACAGATAGATTAATTGTCATCAAAGAAAAGGCTAAATAA
- the thiC gene encoding phosphomethylpyrimidine synthase, with product MTQMDDAKNGIITEEMKIVAEKEKIDVEKLRKLIAKGYAVIPKNVNRETEPVGIGQYLRTKVNANIGTSPDCVDIDLEIKKAKIAETYGADTIMDLSTGGNLEEIRKAIMDAVKMPIGTVPIYEVGKLAREKYGRVVDMDEDLIFNVIEKQAKEGVDFMTLHCGITRQSVERLKKSGRIMGVVSRGGAFLTAYILYHNEENPLYKNFDYLLDILKEYDVTISLGDGMRPGCLADNTDRAQIEELIILGELVDRCREKGVQCMVEGPGHIPINYIETNIKLQKSLCKNAPFYVLGPIVTDIAPGYDHITAAIGGALAGYYGADFLCYVTPGEHLRLPTIEDVKEGVIATKIAAQAADVAKGNKLAWEKEVEMAYARKNHDWEKQFELAIDKDKAKKMRGEIPSKEERACSICGDYCALLMVEELGKR from the coding sequence ATGACTCAAATGGACGATGCAAAGAATGGTATTATTACTGAAGAAATGAAAATTGTTGCTGAAAAAGAAAAAATTGATGTTGAAAAACTTAGAAAGCTTATAGCTAAAGGATATGCGGTTATTCCAAAAAACGTTAATAGAGAGACAGAACCTGTAGGGATTGGGCAGTATTTAAGAACTAAGGTAAATGCAAACATTGGAACATCTCCAGATTGCGTTGATATAGATTTAGAGATAAAAAAGGCAAAAATTGCTGAAACGTATGGAGCAGATACAATTATGGATTTAAGTACTGGAGGTAATTTAGAGGAAATTAGAAAAGCAATAATGGATGCTGTTAAAATGCCAATTGGTACTGTTCCAATCTATGAAGTTGGAAAATTGGCGAGAGAGAAGTATGGAAGAGTTGTAGATATGGATGAGGATTTGATATTTAATGTAATTGAAAAACAGGCAAAAGAAGGAGTAGACTTTATGACGTTGCATTGTGGTATAACTAGGCAGTCAGTAGAAAGGCTGAAAAAAAGTGGAAGGATAATGGGCGTTGTAAGTAGAGGAGGGGCGTTTTTGACAGCTTATATCTTATATCATAATGAAGAGAATCCATTATATAAAAACTTTGATTATTTGTTGGATATCCTTAAGGAGTATGATGTAACCATAAGCTTAGGGGATGGGATGAGACCAGGTTGTTTGGCAGATAATACAGATAGAGCCCAAATTGAAGAACTGATTATCTTGGGGGAGTTGGTTGATAGATGCAGAGAGAAGGGAGTTCAATGCATGGTTGAAGGGCCAGGACATATTCCTATAAACTACATAGAAACAAACATCAAATTGCAAAAGAGCTTATGTAAAAACGCTCCATTCTATGTATTGGGACCGATAGTTACAGATATAGCTCCTGGTTATGACCACATAACAGCCGCTATTGGAGGAGCATTAGCTGGCTACTATGGGGCTGATTTCCTTTGCTACGTAACTCCAGGTGAGCATTTAAGATTGCCTACAATTGAGGATGTTAAAGAAGGGGTTATAGCTACCAAAATAGCTGCTCAAGCAGCGGATGTTGCGAAAGGAAACAAACTGGCATGGGAAAAAGAGGTAGAGATGGCTTATGCAAGGAAAAATCACGATTGGGAGAAACAATTTGAATTGGCAATAGACAAAGATAAAGCAAAGAAAATGAGGGGAGAAATTCCTTCAAAAGAAGAAAGGGCTTGCTCAATTTGTGGAGATTATTGTGCTTTGTTGATGGTTGAAGAGTTAGGAAAGAGATAA